CATCCGCATGCTCGCATATGGAATTCCAGGCGATCTGGTGGATGAGTATGTGCGTATGAGTGAGTCCACATGTCTGCTGTCACTGTACAAGTTCGGCAAGGccgtggtggcagtgtttggccctgagtacttgaggCAGCCAACTGCCGCTGATACAGAGAGATTGTTGGCGACCAACGCAGCTAGAGGCTTTTCAGGCATGCTTGGCATCATAGATTgtatgcactgggagtggaagagctgtccatttgcttggcagggccaGTACAAGGGGCATGTCAAAGCATGCACTGTCATATTAAAAGCGGTGGCTTCGCAGGATCTTTGGATATGGCATTCTTTCTTCGGCATGGCAGGttctcacaatgatatcaacgtgctg
This sequence is a window from Aegilops tauschii subsp. strangulata cultivar AL8/78 chromosome 7, Aet v6.0, whole genome shotgun sequence. Protein-coding genes within it:
- the LOC109766694 gene encoding uncharacterized protein, producing MCSIIREGVVAHDPYFECKKDALRKLGFSSYQKCTAAIRMLAYGIPGDLVDEYVRMSESTCLLSLYKFGKAVVAVFGPEYLRQPTAADTERLLATNAARGFSGMLGIIDCMHWEWKSCPFAWQGQYKGHVKACTVILKAVASQDLWIWHSFFGMAGSHNDINVLQRSPVFARLAEGHSPPVNFGINGHQYKKGYYLADDIYPQWSTFVKTISNPKLRRERDLPKCKRVLERMWNMLLMCFNPDGVSFETCTVMG